One genomic region from Curtobacterium sp. 9128 encodes:
- the iolC gene encoding 5-dehydro-2-deoxygluconokinase — protein MTNEAPHAYDVITMGRVSVDIYPQQTGPLEDVETFSKSVGGSATNVAIAAARHGADAAVITRTGNDPFGRYIARTLPEFGVANAFVDTVDGLNTPVAFCEIFPPDDFPLYFYRAPKAPDLMITAKSLPLHEIERAKVFWTTVTGLSEEPSRQAHHTAFAARSASEHSTKVHTVLDLDYRSMFWSSPESATREVAVALEHATVAVGNREECEVAVGETDPVRAADALLERGVEIAIVKQGPKGVLAKTRDEFVELRPHHIDVVNGLGSGDGFGGALTHGLLQGWGLERILAFANAAGAIVATRFECSTAMPTSDEIETFLQENPTEEAVNA, from the coding sequence ATGACGAACGAAGCTCCCCACGCCTACGACGTGATCACCATGGGTCGCGTGAGCGTCGACATCTACCCACAGCAGACGGGTCCGCTCGAGGACGTCGAGACCTTCTCGAAGTCGGTCGGCGGCAGCGCCACGAACGTCGCCATCGCCGCTGCCCGGCACGGTGCCGACGCCGCGGTCATCACCCGCACCGGCAACGACCCGTTCGGCAGGTACATCGCCAGGACGCTCCCGGAGTTCGGCGTCGCCAACGCCTTCGTCGACACGGTCGACGGGCTGAACACCCCGGTCGCCTTCTGCGAGATCTTCCCGCCGGACGACTTCCCGCTCTACTTCTACCGGGCGCCGAAGGCCCCCGACCTGATGATCACCGCGAAGTCGCTGCCGCTCCACGAGATCGAGCGGGCGAAGGTGTTCTGGACGACCGTGACCGGCCTCAGCGAGGAGCCGAGCCGACAGGCGCACCACACGGCGTTCGCTGCCCGCTCCGCGTCGGAGCACAGCACCAAGGTGCACACCGTGCTGGACCTCGACTACCGGTCGATGTTCTGGTCCTCCCCGGAGTCCGCGACGCGCGAGGTCGCCGTCGCACTCGAGCACGCCACCGTCGCGGTCGGGAACCGCGAGGAGTGCGAGGTCGCGGTGGGGGAGACCGATCCGGTCCGCGCTGCCGACGCGCTGCTCGAACGCGGCGTCGAGATCGCCATCGTGAAGCAGGGCCCCAAGGGCGTGCTCGCGAAGACCCGCGACGAGTTCGTCGAGCTCCGCCCGCACCACATCGACGTCGTGAACGGCCTCGGCTCCGGCGACGGCTTCGGCGGCGCGCTCACCCACGGCCTGCTGCAGGGCTGGGGCCTCGAGCGCATCCTCGCGTTCGCCAACGCGGCCGGCGCGATCGTCGCGACGCGGTTCGAGTGCTCCACCGCGATGCCGACGAGCGACGAGATCGAGACGTTCCTGCAGGAGAACCCGACGGAAGAAGCGGTCAATGCCTGA
- a CDS encoding deoxyribose-phosphate aldolase, with amino-acid sequence MPEISSVDFERLRDVRAGSPETIASTLAARTKRPLLADDGKLFIVAADHPARGALAVRDDESAMADRYDLLERLVTALGRPGVDGVLGTPDILEDLALLGALDGKVVVGSMNRGGLRGATFEMDDRYTAYSAGSIADAGLDFAKLLVRINLSDAGTAPTLEATARAVTEAAQHRLPIMLEPFMSTWRDDKVVNDLTADAVITSMAIAAGLGESSAYSWLKIPVVEDMERVMAATTLPTLLLGGDPSARPLETYAKWADALALPGVRGLVVGRTLLYPPDGDVATAVDVAAGLVHTQGARAGFSTDAHDPAARLAGPTTMDSSISEGTNA; translated from the coding sequence ATGCCTGAGATCAGCAGTGTCGACTTCGAGCGGCTGCGCGACGTCCGCGCCGGATCGCCGGAGACGATCGCGAGCACGCTCGCAGCACGGACCAAGCGGCCGCTCCTGGCCGACGACGGCAAGCTCTTCATCGTCGCCGCGGACCACCCGGCCCGTGGCGCCCTGGCGGTGCGCGACGACGAGTCCGCGATGGCCGACCGCTACGACCTGCTCGAGCGGCTGGTCACGGCCCTCGGCCGCCCCGGAGTCGACGGCGTGCTCGGCACGCCGGACATCCTCGAGGACCTGGCGCTGCTCGGCGCCCTCGACGGCAAGGTCGTCGTCGGCTCGATGAACCGCGGCGGGCTGCGCGGTGCGACCTTCGAGATGGACGACCGGTACACGGCGTACTCGGCCGGGTCCATCGCGGACGCCGGCCTCGACTTCGCCAAGCTGCTCGTCCGCATCAACCTGTCGGACGCCGGCACCGCACCGACCCTCGAGGCGACCGCCCGGGCCGTCACCGAGGCCGCCCAGCACCGCCTGCCGATCATGCTCGAGCCCTTCATGTCGACGTGGCGGGACGACAAGGTCGTGAACGACCTGACCGCGGACGCCGTCATCACCTCGATGGCGATCGCCGCGGGGCTCGGCGAGTCCAGTGCCTACAGCTGGCTGAAGATCCCCGTGGTCGAGGACATGGAGCGGGTGATGGCAGCCACGACGCTGCCCACGCTGCTGCTCGGCGGCGACCCGTCGGCGCGTCCGCTCGAGACCTACGCCAAGTGGGCTGACGCGCTCGCACTGCCCGGTGTCCGCGGGCTCGTCGTCGGACGCACCCTGCTCTACCCGCCGGACGGGGACGTCGCGACGGCCGTGGACGTCGCAGCGGGTCTCGTCCACACCCAGGGAGCCCGGGCCGGGTTCTCCACAGATGCTCACGACCCAGCCGCGCGGCTCGCGGGCCCCACCACCATGGACTCGTCCATCTCGGAAGGAACCAACGCATGA